One window from the genome of Enterobacter asburiae encodes:
- the dxs gene encoding 1-deoxy-D-xylulose-5-phosphate synthase, with the protein MSFDIAKYPTLALVDSTQELRLLPKESLPKLCDELRRYLLDSVSRSSGHFASGLGTVELTVALHYVYNTPFDQLIWDVGHQAYPHKILTGRRDKIGTIRQKGGLHPFPWRGESEYDVLSVGHSSTSISAGIGIAVAAEKENKQRRTVCVIGDGAITAGMAFEAMNHAGDIKPDMLVILNDNEMSISENVGALNNHLAQLLSGKLYSSLREGGKKVFSGVPPIKELLKRTEEHIKGMVVPGTLFEELGFNYIGPVDGHDVLGLVTTLKNMRDLKGPQFLHIMTKKGRGYEPAEKDPITFHAVPKFDPSSGCLPKSSGGMPSYSKIFGDWLCETAAKDNKLMAVTPAMREGSGMVEFSRKYPDQYFDVAIAEQHAVTFAAGLAIGGYKPVVAIYSTFLQRAYDQVIHDVAIQKLPVLFAIDRAGIVGADGQTHQGAFDLSFLRCIPDMVVMTPSDENECRQMLFTGYHYQDGPSAVRYPRGNAVGVELQPLEKLPIGKGLVKRRGEKVAILNFGTLMPEAAKAAEALNATLVDMRFVKPLDDALILSMAETHDVLVTLEENAIMGGAGSGVNEVLMANRKAVPVLNLGLPDHFIPQGTQDEARAAIGLDAAGIEAKIRAWLD; encoded by the coding sequence ATGAGTTTTGATATTGCCAAATACCCGACACTGGCGTTAGTTGACTCCACCCAGGAGTTACGTCTGCTGCCGAAAGAGAGCCTGCCGAAGCTGTGCGACGAGCTGCGTCGCTACCTGCTCGACAGCGTTAGCCGCTCCAGCGGCCATTTCGCCTCCGGGCTTGGCACGGTTGAGCTGACCGTGGCGCTGCACTATGTCTATAACACGCCGTTCGATCAGCTCATCTGGGACGTGGGCCACCAGGCCTATCCGCACAAAATTCTGACCGGACGTCGCGATAAAATTGGCACCATTCGCCAGAAAGGCGGCCTGCACCCGTTCCCGTGGCGCGGTGAGAGCGAGTATGACGTGCTGAGCGTCGGCCACTCCTCTACCTCCATTTCGGCGGGCATCGGTATTGCCGTTGCCGCCGAAAAAGAGAACAAGCAGCGCCGCACCGTCTGCGTGATTGGCGACGGTGCCATTACCGCCGGTATGGCCTTCGAAGCCATGAACCACGCGGGCGACATCAAGCCGGACATGCTGGTTATCCTTAACGATAACGAAATGTCGATCTCCGAGAACGTCGGCGCGCTGAACAACCATCTGGCCCAGTTGCTCTCAGGCAAACTTTACTCCTCGCTGCGCGAAGGCGGCAAGAAAGTCTTCTCCGGCGTACCGCCGATTAAAGAGCTGCTCAAGCGTACCGAAGAACACATCAAAGGCATGGTCGTGCCGGGCACCCTGTTTGAAGAGCTGGGCTTTAACTATATTGGCCCGGTTGACGGCCATGACGTGCTGGGCCTGGTGACCACGCTCAAGAACATGCGCGACCTGAAAGGCCCGCAGTTCCTGCACATCATGACCAAAAAAGGACGTGGCTACGAACCGGCGGAAAAAGATCCGATCACCTTCCACGCGGTACCGAAATTTGATCCGTCCAGCGGCTGTCTGCCAAAAAGCAGCGGCGGCATGCCGAGCTATTCAAAAATCTTCGGCGACTGGCTGTGCGAAACCGCAGCGAAAGACAACAAGCTGATGGCGGTGACGCCTGCCATGCGTGAAGGCTCCGGCATGGTGGAGTTCTCCAGAAAATACCCTGACCAGTATTTTGATGTAGCCATTGCCGAGCAGCATGCTGTGACGTTTGCAGCGGGCCTGGCGATTGGCGGCTACAAGCCGGTTGTCGCTATCTACTCCACCTTCCTGCAGCGCGCCTACGATCAGGTGATCCACGACGTGGCGATTCAGAAGCTGCCGGTACTGTTTGCTATCGATCGTGCGGGCATCGTCGGTGCCGACGGCCAGACGCACCAGGGCGCGTTTGACCTGTCGTTCCTGCGCTGTATTCCGGATATGGTTGTCATGACGCCAAGCGACGAGAACGAATGTCGTCAGATGCTGTTTACCGGCTACCACTATCAGGATGGCCCAAGCGCCGTTCGCTACCCGCGCGGCAATGCGGTAGGCGTTGAGCTTCAGCCGCTGGAAAAACTGCCGATCGGTAAAGGTCTGGTGAAGCGCCGCGGTGAAAAAGTGGCGATCCTGAACTTCGGCACGCTGATGCCAGAGGCGGCGAAAGCGGCTGAAGCGCTGAATGCCACCCTGGTGGACATGCGCTTTGTGAAGCCGCTCGACGACGCTCTGATCCTGAGTATGGCTGAAACGCATGACGTGCTGGTCACGCTGGAAGAAAACGCCATCATGGGCGGCGCGGGCAGCGGCGTGAACGAGGTACTGATGGCAAATCGTAAAGCCGTGCCGGTGCTGAACCTCGGCCTGCCGGATCATTTCATTCCTCAGGGTACCCAGGATGAAGCCCGTGCGGCTATTGGCCTGGACGCCGCCGGTATCGAAGCCAAAATCCGCGCCTGGCTGGACTGA
- a CDS encoding aldo/keto reductase produces MQYTTLGKTDLKVSRLCLGCMTFGEPDRGNHAWTLPEESSRPIIKRAIEGGINFFDTANSYSDGSSEEIVGRALRDFARRDDIVVATKVYYPVGDLAEGLSRAQILRSIDDSLRRLNMDYVDLLQIHRWDYNTPIEETLEALNDVVKAGKARYIGASSMHASQFAQALDLQAQHGWARFVTMQDHYNLIYREEEREMLPLCHQEGVAVIPWSPLARGRLTRPWGETTARLVSDEVGKNLYSGTEASDALIAERLAGIADDTGATRAQVALAWLLGKRGVASPIIGTSREEQLDELLNAVDITLTPAQVAELETPYQQHPVVGFK; encoded by the coding sequence GTGCAATACACAACATTAGGAAAAACGGACCTTAAGGTTTCCCGACTTTGTCTGGGATGCATGACCTTTGGCGAGCCCGATCGGGGAAACCACGCCTGGACGCTGCCGGAAGAGAGCAGTCGTCCGATCATCAAACGCGCCATCGAGGGCGGCATTAACTTCTTTGACACCGCCAACAGTTACTCCGACGGCAGCAGCGAGGAGATTGTTGGCCGCGCCCTGCGCGATTTTGCCCGTCGTGATGACATCGTCGTCGCTACCAAGGTCTACTATCCGGTGGGCGACCTGGCTGAGGGCCTTTCGCGCGCGCAGATCCTGCGCTCCATTGATGACAGCCTCAGACGCCTGAACATGGATTACGTCGACCTGCTGCAAATTCACCGCTGGGATTACAACACGCCCATTGAAGAGACCCTTGAAGCGCTGAACGACGTGGTCAAAGCGGGGAAAGCACGCTACATCGGCGCATCGTCTATGCACGCGTCGCAGTTTGCCCAGGCGCTGGATCTCCAGGCGCAGCACGGCTGGGCGCGCTTTGTCACCATGCAGGATCACTACAATCTGATCTATCGTGAAGAAGAGCGCGAGATGCTGCCGCTGTGCCATCAGGAGGGCGTGGCGGTGATCCCGTGGAGCCCGCTGGCGCGCGGCCGCCTGACCCGCCCGTGGGGTGAAACCACGGCTCGCCTGGTATCGGATGAAGTGGGAAAAAATCTTTATTCCGGTACAGAAGCCAGCGATGCGCTGATTGCCGAACGTTTAGCCGGGATCGCTGACGATACCGGTGCAACCCGCGCCCAGGTGGCGCTGGCGTGGCTGCTGGGCAAGCGCGGGGTCGCGTCGCCGATTATTGGTACGTCGCGGGAAGAACAGCTGGATGAGCTGCTGAATGCGGTAGATATCACGCTGACGCCAGCGCAGGTTGCCGAGCTGGAGACGCCGTATCAGCAGCATCCGGTGGTGGGGTTTAAGTAA
- the thiL gene encoding thiamine-phosphate kinase — translation MACGEFSLIARYFDRVRTSRLDVETGIGDDCALLNIPEKQTLAISTDTLVCGRHFLPDIDPADLAYKALAVNVSDLAAMGADPAWLTLALTLPEVDETWLEAFSDALFEQLNYYDMQLIGGDTTAGPLSMTLAIHGYVPLGRALKRSGAKPGDWIYVTGTPGDSAAGLAILQNRLTVVDADDAAYLVKRHLRPTPRILHGQALRERASSAIDLSDGLISDLGHILKASGVGARVDLDLFPLSEQLLRHVEPEQALRWALSGGEDYELCFTVPELNRGTLDVALAHLGAKFTCIGQIMPESEGLKFVKDGAPVTLDWKGYDHFA, via the coding sequence ATGGCATGCGGCGAATTCTCCCTGATTGCCCGTTATTTCGACCGTGTCAGAACCTCTCGTCTTGATGTTGAAACCGGCATTGGCGATGACTGTGCACTTCTCAATATTCCCGAAAAACAGACGCTGGCAATCAGCACCGATACCCTGGTGTGCGGACGTCATTTCTTACCGGATATCGATCCTGCCGATCTGGCGTATAAAGCGCTGGCGGTGAACGTCAGCGATCTGGCTGCGATGGGCGCCGATCCCGCGTGGCTGACGCTGGCCCTGACCCTGCCAGAGGTGGATGAAACCTGGCTGGAAGCCTTTAGCGACGCGCTGTTTGAGCAGCTGAATTATTACGATATGCAGCTGATTGGCGGTGATACCACTGCCGGGCCGCTGTCGATGACGCTGGCGATCCACGGCTACGTACCGCTTGGCCGCGCGCTGAAGCGCTCAGGCGCAAAACCCGGCGACTGGATCTACGTGACCGGTACGCCGGGCGACAGCGCGGCTGGGCTGGCGATCCTTCAGAACCGTTTAACGGTTGTAGATGCTGATGATGCGGCGTATTTGGTGAAACGCCATCTGCGGCCAACACCGCGTATTTTGCACGGCCAGGCGCTGCGCGAGCGGGCAAGCTCGGCTATCGATCTCTCTGACGGGCTGATCTCCGATCTTGGCCATATCCTGAAGGCCAGCGGCGTCGGTGCGCGCGTTGACCTGGATCTGTTCCCCCTGTCTGAGCAACTGCTTCGCCATGTAGAGCCTGAGCAGGCCCTGCGCTGGGCGCTGTCCGGTGGTGAAGACTACGAGCTGTGCTTCACGGTGCCAGAGCTCAACCGTGGAACGCTGGACGTGGCGTTAGCGCATCTCGGCGCGAAATTTACCTGCATCGGTCAGATTATGCCGGAGAGCGAAGGGCTGAAGTTTGTGAAAGACGGTGCGCCCGTTACGCTGGACTGGAAAGGGTACGATCACTTCGCGTGA
- the nusB gene encoding transcription antitermination factor NusB — protein sequence MKPAARRRARECAVQALYSWQLSQNDIADVEYQFLSEQDVKDVDVLYFRELLSGVATNSAYLDGLMKPYLSRLLEELGQVEKAVLRIALFELSKRDDVPYKVAINEAIELAKTFGAEDSHKFVNGVLDKAAPAIRPHKK from the coding sequence GTGAAACCTGCTGCTCGTCGCCGCGCCCGTGAATGTGCCGTCCAGGCACTTTACTCCTGGCAGTTGTCCCAGAACGACATCGCTGATGTTGAATACCAGTTCCTGTCAGAACAGGACGTGAAAGACGTTGACGTTCTGTACTTCCGTGAACTGCTGTCGGGAGTGGCGACTAATAGCGCGTATCTCGATGGTCTGATGAAGCCTTACCTGTCCCGTCTGCTCGAAGAGCTGGGTCAGGTAGAAAAAGCAGTGTTGCGTATTGCGCTGTTTGAGCTGTCTAAACGTGATGATGTGCCGTACAAAGTGGCCATCAACGAAGCGATCGAACTGGCGAAAACCTTCGGCGCTGAAGACAGCCACAAGTTTGTAAACGGCGTACTTGATAAAGCAGCACCTGCGATCCGTCCCCACAAAAAGTGA
- the ribH gene encoding 6,7-dimethyl-8-ribityllumazine synthase, giving the protein MNIIEAAVATPDARVAITIARFNNFINDSLLEGAIDALKRIGQVKDDNITVVWVPGAYELPLAAGALAKTGKYDAVIALGTVIRGGTAHFEYVAGGASNGLAHVAQDAEIPVAFGVLTTESIEQAIERAGTKAGNKGAEAALTALEMINVLKAIKA; this is encoded by the coding sequence ATGAACATTATTGAAGCTGCTGTAGCTACCCCGGACGCTCGCGTCGCCATCACCATTGCGCGTTTCAACAACTTCATCAACGACAGCCTGCTGGAAGGTGCGATTGACGCCCTTAAACGTATCGGTCAGGTTAAAGATGACAACATTACCGTTGTTTGGGTTCCAGGCGCTTACGAACTGCCACTGGCGGCAGGCGCGCTGGCGAAAACCGGTAAATACGACGCGGTGATTGCGCTGGGTACCGTTATTCGTGGCGGCACTGCGCACTTCGAATACGTTGCGGGCGGTGCAAGCAACGGTCTGGCACACGTTGCGCAGGATGCTGAAATCCCTGTCGCGTTCGGCGTGCTGACTACCGAAAGTATTGAACAAGCCATCGAACGTGCTGGCACCAAAGCCGGTAACAAAGGTGCAGAAGCTGCACTGACCGCGCTTGAAATGATCAATGTATTGAAAGCCATCAAGGCCTGA
- the ribD gene encoding bifunctional diaminohydroxyphosphoribosylaminopyrimidine deaminase/5-amino-6-(5-phosphoribosylamino)uracil reductase RibD: MQDEIYMARAMKLAQRGRFTTHPNPNVGCVIVKDGEIVGEGFHYRAGEPHAEVHALRMAGEKACGATAYVTLEPCSHHGRTPPCCEALIAAGVSRVVASMQDPNPQVAGRGLYRLQQEGIDVSHGLMMQDAEAINKGFLKRMRTGFPYIQLKLGASLDGRTAMANGESQWVTSPQARRDVQRLRAQSHAILTSSETVLADDPAMTVRWDELNADTQALYPQENLRQPLRIVIDSHNRVTPEHRIVQQPGETWIARTKEDTREWPEGVRSIMVPEHNGHLDLVVLMMLLGKQQVNSIWVEAGPTLAGALLQAGLVDELIVYVAPKLLGHDARGLFVLPGLEKLVDAPQLKFSEIRPVGPDVCLHLTTA, encoded by the coding sequence ATGCAGGATGAGATTTACATGGCGAGAGCCATGAAGCTGGCGCAGCGCGGTCGTTTTACCACCCATCCCAACCCGAACGTCGGGTGCGTTATTGTTAAAGATGGCGAGATCGTGGGGGAGGGGTTTCACTATCGTGCCGGCGAGCCGCATGCCGAGGTTCATGCGCTGCGCATGGCCGGTGAGAAGGCGTGCGGTGCCACAGCCTACGTCACGCTGGAGCCCTGCAGCCATCACGGGCGGACGCCGCCGTGCTGCGAAGCGCTGATTGCAGCAGGCGTTTCACGCGTGGTCGCGTCGATGCAGGACCCGAATCCGCAGGTGGCCGGACGCGGTCTGTACCGCCTGCAGCAGGAAGGCATTGACGTCAGCCATGGGCTGATGATGCAGGACGCGGAAGCGATCAACAAAGGCTTTCTGAAGCGCATGCGCACGGGGTTCCCGTATATTCAGCTCAAGCTGGGTGCCTCGCTGGACGGTCGTACGGCGATGGCAAACGGCGAAAGCCAGTGGGTAACCTCGCCGCAGGCAAGGCGCGATGTGCAACGTCTGCGCGCGCAAAGCCATGCTATCCTCACCAGCAGTGAAACCGTTCTGGCTGACGACCCGGCCATGACCGTGCGCTGGGACGAATTGAATGCCGATACCCAGGCGCTTTACCCGCAGGAAAACCTGCGTCAGCCGCTGCGTATTGTCATTGATAGCCACAACCGGGTGACGCCGGAGCACCGCATCGTCCAGCAGCCCGGTGAAACCTGGATTGCCCGCACCAAAGAAGATACGCGTGAATGGCCGGAAGGCGTGCGCAGCATTATGGTGCCGGAGCATAACGGTCATCTGGATCTGGTGGTGCTGATGATGCTGCTCGGCAAGCAGCAGGTGAACAGCATCTGGGTCGAAGCCGGGCCAACGCTCGCCGGTGCGCTCTTACAGGCCGGGCTGGTGGATGAACTGATTGTTTACGTTGCGCCTAAACTGTTAGGGCACGATGCGCGCGGCCTGTTTGTGCTGCCTGGCCTTGAAAAACTGGTCGACGCACCACAACTCAAATTCAGCGAGATTCGTCCGGTGGGTCCGGATGTCTGCCTCCACTTAACGACAGCGTAA
- the nrdR gene encoding transcriptional regulator NrdR, which yields MHCPFCSAVDTKVIDSRLVGEGSSVRRRRQCLVCNERFTTFEVAELVMPRVVKSNDVREPFNEEKLRSGMLKALEKRPVSADDVEMALNHIKSYLRGLGEREVPSKMIGNLVMEQLKKLDKVAYIRFASVYRSFEDIKEFGEEIARLQD from the coding sequence ATGCATTGCCCATTCTGCTCCGCTGTGGATACCAAAGTCATCGACTCTCGTCTTGTGGGCGAAGGGTCATCCGTACGCCGTCGTCGGCAGTGTCTGGTGTGCAACGAGCGTTTCACGACCTTTGAGGTTGCAGAGCTGGTAATGCCGCGCGTGGTAAAAAGTAACGACGTGCGCGAGCCGTTTAACGAAGAGAAACTCCGCAGCGGGATGCTGAAGGCCCTCGAGAAACGTCCCGTCAGTGCGGACGACGTTGAGATGGCGTTAAACCACATAAAATCTTACCTTCGTGGTTTGGGCGAGCGTGAAGTGCCGAGCAAAATGATCGGCAACCTGGTGATGGAGCAGCTGAAAAAGCTCGATAAGGTCGCCTATATCCGCTTCGCCTCGGTCTACCGCAGTTTCGAAGACATCAAAGAGTTTGGCGAAGAGATCGCCCGCTTACAGGATTAA
- a CDS encoding DUF3251 domain-containing protein: MTRRYLKILLVGSLFTLSACAQQTEVRQMKQSVNTLNTAMDKLNKETVKITQQNALNAKSSSGVYLLPGANTPARLNSQIGTLKMSLVNVAANADGTRATLRIQGESNDPLPAFSGTVEWGQIQGTTESYQEVNVNSQLFTAPASVLAPSDVDIPLQLNGLTPEQLGFIRIHDIQPAAQ, from the coding sequence ATGACAAGACGTTACCTGAAAATTTTGCTGGTGGGGAGCCTCTTCACCCTTAGCGCCTGTGCACAGCAAACCGAAGTCCGTCAGATGAAACAGAGCGTGAATACGCTCAATACGGCGATGGACAAACTGAACAAAGAAACGGTGAAGATCACCCAGCAAAACGCGCTGAATGCCAAATCCAGCAGCGGGGTTTATCTCCTGCCGGGAGCGAATACGCCTGCGCGGCTCAATAGCCAGATTGGCACGTTAAAGATGTCTCTGGTGAACGTGGCGGCGAATGCAGATGGTACTCGCGCAACATTACGCATTCAGGGCGAGTCCAACGATCCGCTGCCAGCCTTCAGCGGCACCGTCGAATGGGGACAGATCCAGGGCACCACGGAGAGCTATCAGGAGGTGAATGTTAACAGTCAGCTGTTCACCGCACCGGCCAGCGTGCTGGCTCCAAGCGATGTTGACATTCCGCTGCAGCTTAACGGACTCACTCCGGAGCAGTTAGGTTTTATCCGAATTCACGATATCCAGCCCGCCGCGCAGTAA